In Bubalus kerabau isolate K-KA32 ecotype Philippines breed swamp buffalo chromosome 4, PCC_UOA_SB_1v2, whole genome shotgun sequence, one DNA window encodes the following:
- the CHMP6 gene encoding charged multivesicular body protein 6 codes for MGNLFGRKKQSRVTEQDKAILQLKQQRDKLKQYQKRITQQLEREREIARQLLRDGRKERAKLLLKKKRYREQLLDKTENQITSLETMVQSIEFTQIEMKVIEGLKIGNECLNKMHQVMSIEEVERILDETQEAVDYQRQIDELLAGSFTQEDEDAILEELDAITQEQIELPAVPSEPLPEKIPEKVPVKARPRQAELVAAS; via the exons ATGGGCAACCTGTTCGGCCGTAAGAAACAGAGCCGGGTCACGGAGCAGGACAAGGCGATCCTG CAACTGAAGCAGCAGCGGGACAAGCTGAAGCAGTACCAGAAGAGGATCACCCAGCAGCTGGAGCGGGAGCGGGAGATCGCCCGGCAGCTCCTGCGTGACGGCAGGAAGGA ACGGGCCAAGCTGCTGCTCAAGAAGAAGCGATACCGGGAGCAGCTCCTGGACAAGACAGAAAACCAGATCACCAGCCTGGAGACCATG GTCCAGAGTATTGAGTTCACCCAGATTGAAATGAAGGTGATCGAGGGGCTGAAGATTGGAAATGAGTGTCTGAATAAGATGCACCAG GTGATGTCCATAGAGGAGGTGGAGCGGATACTGGACGAGACGCAGGAGGCCGTGGACTACCAGCGG CAAATAGATGAGCTGTTGGCAGGAAGCTTCACTCAGGAGGATGAAGATGCCATCCTGGAGGAGCTGGACGCCATCACTCAG GAACAGATAGAGCTACCAGCGGTTCCTTCAGAGCCCCTTCCTGAGAAGATCCCAG AGAAAGTCCCCGTCAAAGCCAGGCCCAGGCAGGCGGAACTGGTGGCAGCCTCGTAA